GGCGAAAGGATAGCCAAACGAGTAGCGACAGGCCGCCGCACCGGTTCTTTGACAATTCGGTCTGACCTCCCGCGGGTTGCCAACCCGCGGGAGGTTGGGGGTTGGGGGTTACCCTCCCGAAGGTGTTGGAACCTTCGGGAGGGGGCCTCATCGAGGAGCCATTTCGGCGAAGCGGGCCCCGGGCCTTGCGATGGGCGTCGAGGGAGGGAATGGACGAGCTGGACAGGGTGGACAAGATGGACGGGAGGCGGCGCGCGGCTCAGTCGTCGGTGAACCATTCGTCGGCGGGGTCCCAGGCGGGGACGCCGATGACGAGGGTCTTGAAGTGGCCGTGGCCGCGGTGGGGGGTGCCGGGGTCAATGCGCACGAGGAGGCCAGGGGTGAGTGCGAGCGAGTCGTCGCCGACCTCGAGCGTGCCCTCGCCTTCCAGGATGAAGTAGAACTCGGTGCAGTGCCTGTGGAAGTGGCGGCGGGAGTCCTGGATGGAGGTCACGTGGATGTTGGCGGGCGAGCCGTCGCGGCGGGTGATGAGGCGCCAGCTCTGGCCGCAGGGGCAGGGGGTGGGGGGAACGTCCTTGAGGTGGCGGGTGTCATAGCCTTTGGGCATGGGCGGCTCTCCGGGCGAGTGCTCACTTGAAGGCAGTGGCGTCGAGGGTGAGGCGGAGGGCCTTGCCCGGCGCAATCTCGAGGGTTTTCTGGGCGACGCGGCCGTCGGTGAGGCAGACGGAGAGGTGGACCTTGGCGGCCTTGAGGCCGAAGTGGGCCTCGGGCGCGGCCTGGCCGCCCAAGCCCTCGGCGCCGTTGAGTTCGCGCAGGCCGAGGGGCCGGCCCTGGGGGTCGGCCACGCGCACGACGGCGCCGACCGAGCCCGTGGCCACGGCGAGCGAGACGGCGAGCGAGCCGCAGCCTGGGGCGAGTTCGAGGTCGTTGAGGAGCACGAGGGCCTTCTTCTCGCCGTTGAGCACGAGGTCGAGGTCGCCGTCCTCGTCGGTGTCGGCGAAGGAGGCGGCGAGGGCCGGGGGCAGCTGGTCGAGGCCCGCGGCGGCGGTGGCATCCTTGAAGCCGCCCCTGCCGTCGCCGAGGAACAGGCGGCCGGGGGCTTTGGCGAGGCACACGAAGAGGTCGAGGCAGCCGTCGTTGTTCACGTCGCCCCAGGCGGCGGAGACGCAGGGCTCGGCCAGCTTCGCCAGGTCGCCCGCGGCGGCCAGGACGTCGGTGAAGGTGCCGTCGTTGTTGTTGCGGTAGAGGCGCGGCCTGGCGGGGTCGGGCACGAAGAGGTCGAGGTCGCCGTCGTTGTCGAAGTCGGCGAAGGCCACGCCCCTCTTGGCCTCGTTGGAGGCGCCGATGCGGATGCCGGCGCGGGTGTCGAGCTTGAAGCCCTTGCCGCCCTCGTTGTGGGCGAGGACGCCGTCGCCGAGGTTGTAGAGGAAGTCGGTGTAGCCGTCGCCGTCGTAGTCGGCGAAGGCGATGAAGTCGCCGTTGCCGACGCCGAGGCCCTTGGGGCCGAGGCCGGCCTTGTCGCTGGCGTCGCGGAACCAGTTGGGGCCTTTGCCCGTGTTCTCGAAGAGGCAGATGCCGTGCTCGCCGTTGGTGATGAGGATGTCGGGCAGTCCGTCGCCGTTGTAGTCGATCCAGCCGGCGCCCTCGGGGTTGCGGGCGTGGGGTGCGGGGAGGAGGCGCGAGTCGTCGCGGAAGCGGCCGCCGGCGGCGGTGAAGAGCCGGAAGTGGCTGGTGAGGAGGTCGGGGTGGCCGTCGCCGTCGTAGTCGGCCCAGGCGGCGGCGCGGGCGGGGGCGGAGAGGCCGAAGGCGGCGGCCTGTTCGCGGAAGGCGCCGCCCTGGTTGAGGAGCAGCAGGTTGGCGCCGCCGACGCACAGGAGGGCGTCGAGGCGGTCGTCGCCGTCGGCGTCGGCCCACGAGATGCCGCGCACCTCGCCGCCGCCGTGGGGGAACTCGCCGGCGAGGCGGAAGCCGCCCCTGGCCCCCAGGATGCGGTCGAAGGCCACGCTGCCCTTGGCGGGAAGGCCGTCCACGAGGAGCATGATCTTGTCCACCCGCCCGTTGTTGGGGATGGGCTGGTTGTGCTGCCACTGGGAGGCTTCGCACTTGAAGTGGGGCGAAGCGACCGAGAAGCGCACGGGCGCGGCCCTGGCCTTGGCGGGCACAGACACGGGCGGGGCCTCGAACATCGTCCACTCGGGCGCGCAGCCGAAGGCCACGGCCACCGCGATCGGGCGGTCGCTGTCGTTGTCCACCAGCGCCGCGAAGAGCGGCTGGGCCGAGACGTCCACGTGGTGGAGGAGCGTGATCGCGAGCTTCTTGTCCGCGGCGCCGTCGGACCGGGCGCGGAGCACTTTGCCGCGGTCGCGCGTTTCCTCGACGGTCAGCGTGGCGGGCCGAGCCCACGTTTGCTCGCAGGCCCAGCCCGGCACGCCCTCCAGGCCGTCGAGGGGTTCGGAGGCCGGCGGCGGGGGGGGCTGGACGGGCTTGGCGGCCCTCCTGACGTCGATCCTGGGGATCGAGGGATTGGGCTTGGGCGGCGCGGCGCGGCCGGCCACGGCGTCGCTCGTGATCTGGATGAGGTCGGGGGTGGTGCCGTTGAAGGTGCGGCCCATGGCGATCTCGACGTGGGTCATCCGCCACCAGGTGTCGTCGGGCTTCGGCTCGGCCGTGGCGAAGAGCTGGAACCAGGTGTCGCCGGCGTGGACGCACGAGGCGATGTCGCGGCCGTCGCGCTTGGCGTAGATGATGACCGGGTCGCCCTCTTTGAGCACGCCGAGCAGGTAGGCGGCGTGGTCGGCCGGGCCGATGCCCAGGTTCATCTTCACCAGCTCGAAGTCCTTCCTGCCCTTGAGCGCGCGCTCGATCTGGGCCGCGGCGATGCGTTTCGTGGCGTCTACCCGCGTCAGGCGGCCGACGTAGATCTGGTTCGACTCGTCCATCACCTCCTTGAGCGAGTAGAGGCGCTCGATGAAGGCGTGGGCGGGGCCGGCGAGCAGGCCCGCGAGCAGGAACGCGCAGAGCGACCGACGCCGCATGCGGATGCCCCTCAATAGCGGGTCTCGAAGCCCTCGAAGCCGCCCTCGGCCGGCTCGTCCTTGACGTCCAGGTTCTCGACCTTGGCGGCGCGGGGGCCGGCCTTGAGTTTCTCGACGAGCGCGGCCACCGCCTCGGGCGGCCCTTCGATGACGGCCTCGACCCGCCCGTCGGGCAGGTTCTTCACCCAGCCCGCGAGCTTGAGCATCCGCGCCTCGCGCTCGGTCCAGGCCCGGAAGCCCACGCCCTGCACGCGGCCGGTGACGAACACGTGGACGCGCCTGGCCCCCTGGACGGCCTTGGGCATCACGCGCTCGAAGATGACGACGGCGGGCGTGCCCGGCTTGGGCAGCGCGGGGGCATTGGGCTTGTAGATGTTCTGCTCCTTGCACTCGGCCCGCGGGTTCTGGAGCAGCGGCGTGGCGTCGAGCCAGTGGAGGCCCACGATGTTCTTCGACACCGCGGCCTGGAGCACTTCCTTGTCGGCCGCGGGGTCATAGCCCTTGGCCGACCCGGTGAACACCCAGGGGCCGGGCTCCAGCGGCCGGCCAGTCCTGGCCGAGACCACGAACTCGTCGGCCGGGCGGCGCACCTTCTGGCCGTCGGCCTCGTACTCGGCCAGGATGCGCACTCCCCTGCCCTTCGGCGGGTTGCCCTCCTTGGCGGGCTCGCCGGGCTCAAGGCCGATCCGGAGGAGGGCCTGGTGCAGTTCGTCGGGCGTGGCCTCGATCACGAAGATCGTCTCGTACTCCTTGCCCCCCTTGGCCACGACGAGGTACTCGATGGCGCCCTTGAGCACGTCGTAGGTGCCCTGCTTGGCAAAGGCCGCCGACACGCTCACCGACTTCGCCTTCTCGTCCACGCTCAGCGTCGCGCCGGCCGCGGCCAACGCCCACAAAGCCGCGAAGAGGAAGCAGGCGGTTCGGTTCATGCGAGGAGCTCCTACCAGGTTCGCCGTGCGGCCTTCAGGCCGCCCCGATACGGGCTGAAGCCCGCACTACGAACAACGCCTATTATACCAACAGGCGGACGGGACGATGTAAAAGGCTGTAATCCTTCGTAGAAGAGCGTCACCGGGGCGGGGCCACCTGGCAGATGCGGTAGTGGTCGCCCTGGTCGAGCAGCGTGAAGTCGTCGGGGCGGGCGCGAATCCAGGCCATCTCGGCCGGCTCGCGGGCCGGGTCGCCGGGCGGAAGCGCGGGGTTGAGCTGCACGAAGACGTGCGTCACGCCCGCCTGGTCCAGGCCCGCCTTCCAGGCGGCCGGGCCGCCCGGCTCCGGCGGCACATAGACCACGCGGTTCTGGAGCCGCCGGCCCATGAGGGGATAGAAGTACCAGTGGTGGCCGAGCTTGGGCTCGTAGCTGGCGAGGGCGATGGTCTTGGGCTTCTGCGGCTCGTCGCAGAAGGCCCAGCCCTTCACCCAATGGCGCGGGAAGGGGTGCAGTTCCACGCGTGTCTCCAGGAAATGGTTGCGCCAGCGGTCGCGGACCCAGGCCGTCCCGCACACGCCCGCGAGCACGGCGAGGCCCGCCGCAACGCCCCACGCCACGGCCGGCACGCGGGCGGCGGCCCGGCGGCCGAGCATCGCCCCCGCCCCCAGGGCGGCGAGGCCGAGCGCGGCCACGACCAGCACGCGCGGGCTGTCGGGCAGGATGCTCAGGGCGAACAGGTCGAAGAGCATCAGCACGCACAGGCACGCGTGGAGGACCCGCCGCAGCCGCTCGGCGGCCAGCAGCGACACGCCGACGAGGGCGCCCACCGCCATCAGTGCCACCGGCCCGGCGAGGAAGCGGCTGAACGTGTCGGGCCAGAAGCGCCGGATCGCCACCGTGTTGGCCGACGGGTCGAGGTACAGCAGCAGCGCCGGCGCGGCCCAGCACAGCGTGAGCCAGCGCAGCTCGGCCCCGCGCGGCGAGCGGCGGGCCAGGGCGGCGGCCGCCAGGGCCAGCAGCGCGAGAAGCGGCAGCTTCGGACCCCACGACAGCGGCGCGGGCTCGGCGCCGTAGGCATACGAGATCGAACTGGCCAGTTGCCGCACGTCGTCGCGCCAGGTGCCGCGCCCCACGCTCTCGGCCACCGCCTCGACGACGGGCGCGGCGGGGAAGATATCCTTGCCCAGCAGGCGGATGGTGGCGGGGTAGAGCGGGTTGCCGGTCTCGACCCAGTTCCTGACGTAGGCATACCCGCCGCCGAGGGCGTTGAGCGCGAGGCACAGGCCCAGCGTGGCGGCGGCCCGGCGCGCGCCTCCCGCCCGCCGCAGCGGGGCCAGCACGGCGACGAGCCCGATCGCGGCCGCGGGCGGGATGGCCGTGTGCTTCGTGCCCACGGCCAGGCCCGTTGCGAGGAACGCGAGGGCGGCGTCGGCCCATCGGCCCTCCGCGAGCCACCGCACCAGGAACAGCGCCGCGCACGCGGTCAGGCCCATCACCAGCACGTCGTTGTACTGCGTGCACGCGTAGGCGAACACGGCGGGCGAGAAGCACACGAGGCCCGCCGCCAGCGCGCTGGCGAAGAGGTCGAGGCCCAGCTCGCGGCCCAGCGCGTAGACGGCCACCGCGCCCAGCGCCAGGATCGGCAGGTTCGTGAAGTTGGCCAGAAAATCGCCGTGGAACGGCAGCATCGTCCAGGCCACAAGCGCCTCGAAGTGCAGCGGCAGGCGGGCGTAGCCCTGCATCGCCTGCGGCAGCGAGAGCCGGGCGAAGCCCCCTTGCTGCACCCACGCGCCGGCGAAGTAGTTGTGGTACGTCAGCGAGTCGAGCGACAGGGGCGGCCACACGGCAGCGCGGTAGGCGGCCCAGAACACGAGCAGCCCGGCGCCCGCGAGCAGCAGCGCGCCGCGCGAGCGCACGATCGCGCGCAGCCAGCCCGCCACGGGACGCCGGTCGGCCCAGAAGCCGCCGCACGAGGTCCGGCGCCAGTGGGCGGCGAGCCCGATGCCGAGGGCGGCAATCGTCGCCGCCTGCCGGGTGAAGAGCCCAAGGAGCGCGAGCGGATAGAAGACGGCGAGCGTGAGCGCGATGGCGAGCACGCCGGTCGCGGCCAGGCGCGTGGCGGCGCCCGTGGAGGGCCACCAGCGCCGCGCCGCCAGGTGCGCGGCGTAGAGCAGCGCCCCATTGGCCACCACGGTCAACAGCAGGCCGCGCAGCGCGTCGAGGTACAAAGTCGCTTCCCCAGACAAGACCGCCTGAAGGCGGCACTACAAACCCTACCAGCGTCGCCAGAACATCGCGGGCACGGCCCGCGCCATGGTCTTCAGCCGCACGAGCACCCGGTCGTAGGGGTGGCACAGGCACTTCCACAGGTAGCGCGGCGTGAGGTAGAAGCGGCGGTAGGCCCGCTTGGCCATCGCGCGGATCTGCTCGTTGGAGAACTGCGGCATATCCGGCTCGCCCCGCGCGTTCAGCCACCCCTCGGCCTTCATCATGTCATGATAGGGCGTGCCGGGAAAGGGGATCATGAGCTGGAACTGCGCGGTGTAGGGGTCGAGCCGCTTCGCCCACGCGATGGTCTTCTCGAACGACTCGGGCGTCTCGCCCGGGAAGCCGACCGCGAAGTCGCCGTGGATGCGGAGGCCGGCCCGCTTCGCGTCGTCGGTGAACTGGGTCATCCGCTCGACCGTGACGCCCTTCCTGATGCGTTGGAGCACCTCGGGGTCGCCCGATTCGTAGCCCACGTGGAGGTTGAGGCAGCCGGCCCGCTTCATCAGCTTCAGCACCTCGAAGCCCATATTGCCGCGCGCGTAGCACGACCAGGGCAGGCGAATGCCCGCCGCCAGCTTCGCCTCGCTGAACTCGCGGGCGCGGGACTCGGGGAACGTGTCGTCCTGGATCATCACCGACCGCACCTGGGGCAGCTCGCGCTCGATGCAGCGGAGCTCCTCGATGACGTTGCCGATCGAGCGGACGCTGTAGTTGGTGCCGCACACGTAGGTGTGGACCCACAGGCAGTAGGTGCAATGGCCGTAGCAGCAGCCGCGGCCGGTCAGGATGTCCATGAAGGGGAACAGCTCGGAGGGCGTCTTGTAGCGGCGGAGGTCCACCTGCCTCGCCAGAAAGCGCGAGACGAAGGGAATCGCGTCCAGCTCCTCGCCCGTGAGGTAGGGGCGAACCGGGTTGCGGACGATGCTGCTGCCCTCCCGGCGCACGAGG
This genomic window from Planctomycetota bacterium contains:
- a CDS encoding glycosyltransferase family 39 protein; amino-acid sequence: MYLDALRGLLLTVVANGALLYAAHLAARRWWPSTGAATRLAATGVLAIALTLAVFYPLALLGLFTRQAATIAALGIGLAAHWRRTSCGGFWADRRPVAGWLRAIVRSRGALLLAGAGLLVFWAAYRAAVWPPLSLDSLTYHNYFAGAWVQQGGFARLSLPQAMQGYARLPLHFEALVAWTMLPFHGDFLANFTNLPILALGAVAVYALGRELGLDLFASALAAGLVCFSPAVFAYACTQYNDVLVMGLTACAALFLVRWLAEGRWADAALAFLATGLAVGTKHTAIPPAAAIGLVAVLAPLRRAGGARRAAATLGLCLALNALGGGYAYVRNWVETGNPLYPATIRLLGKDIFPAAPVVEAVAESVGRGTWRDDVRQLASSISYAYGAEPAPLSWGPKLPLLALLALAAAALARRSPRGAELRWLTLCWAAPALLLYLDPSANTVAIRRFWPDTFSRFLAGPVALMAVGALVGVSLLAAERLRRVLHACLCVLMLFDLFALSILPDSPRVLVVAALGLAALGAGAMLGRRAAARVPAVAWGVAAGLAVLAGVCGTAWVRDRWRNHFLETRVELHPFPRHWVKGWAFCDEPQKPKTIALASYEPKLGHHWYFYPLMGRRLQNRVVYVPPEPGGPAAWKAGLDQAGVTHVFVQLNPALPPGDPAREPAEMAWIRARPDDFTLLDQGDHYRICQVAPPR
- a CDS encoding radical SAM protein yields the protein MKVLLLSAPYVPEYMRNARCDFVSLSATQWYPILLGYCGAWLEGQGHTVKLVDAPAHYLDHEATRRIVREFRPDLLVLYTGRLSEQNDLDLAEPLVEELGCDAVLVGPFASIDPEATLAKARVIAKLVVGQFEHPVAELAAGRPPAEVRNLVRREGSSIVRNPVRPYLTGEELDAIPFVSRFLARQVDLRRYKTPSELFPFMDILTGRGCCYGHCTYCLWVHTYVCGTNYSVRSIGNVIEELRCIERELPQVRSVMIQDDTFPESRAREFSEAKLAAGIRLPWSCYARGNMGFEVLKLMKRAGCLNLHVGYESGDPEVLQRIRKGVTVERMTQFTDDAKRAGLRIHGDFAVGFPGETPESFEKTIAWAKRLDPYTAQFQLMIPFPGTPYHDMMKAEGWLNARGEPDMPQFSNEQIRAMAKRAYRRFYLTPRYLWKCLCHPYDRVLVRLKTMARAVPAMFWRRW
- a CDS encoding cupin domain-containing protein, with product MPKGYDTRHLKDVPPTPCPCGQSWRLITRRDGSPANIHVTSIQDSRRHFHRHCTEFYFILEGEGTLEVGDDSLALTPGLLVRIDPGTPHRGHGHFKTLVIGVPAWDPADEWFTDD
- a CDS encoding VCBS repeat-containing protein, producing the protein MRRRSLCAFLLAGLLAGPAHAFIERLYSLKEVMDESNQIYVGRLTRVDATKRIAAAQIERALKGRKDFELVKMNLGIGPADHAAYLLGVLKEGDPVIIYAKRDGRDIASCVHAGDTWFQLFATAEPKPDDTWWRMTHVEIAMGRTFNGTTPDLIQITSDAVAGRAAPPKPNPSIPRIDVRRAAKPVQPPPPPASEPLDGLEGVPGWACEQTWARPATLTVEETRDRGKVLRARSDGAADKKLAITLLHHVDVSAQPLFAALVDNDSDRPIAVAVAFGCAPEWTMFEAPPVSVPAKARAAPVRFSVASPHFKCEASQWQHNQPIPNNGRVDKIMLLVDGLPAKGSVAFDRILGARGGFRLAGEFPHGGGEVRGISWADADGDDRLDALLCVGGANLLLLNQGGAFREQAAAFGLSAPARAAAWADYDGDGHPDLLTSHFRLFTAAGGRFRDDSRLLPAPHARNPEGAGWIDYNGDGLPDILITNGEHGICLFENTGKGPNWFRDASDKAGLGPKGLGVGNGDFIAFADYDGDGYTDFLYNLGDGVLAHNEGGKGFKLDTRAGIRIGASNEAKRGVAFADFDNDGDLDLFVPDPARPRLYRNNNDGTFTDVLAAAGDLAKLAEPCVSAAWGDVNNDGCLDLFVCLAKAPGRLFLGDGRGGFKDATAAAGLDQLPPALAASFADTDEDGDLDLVLNGEKKALVLLNDLELAPGCGSLAVSLAVATGSVGAVVRVADPQGRPLGLRELNGAEGLGGQAAPEAHFGLKAAKVHLSVCLTDGRVAQKTLEIAPGKALRLTLDATAFK
- a CDS encoding acylphosphatase gives rise to the protein MPKAVQGARRVHVFVTGRVQGVGFRAWTEREARMLKLAGWVKNLPDGRVEAVIEGPPEAVAALVEKLKAGPRAAKVENLDVKDEPAEGGFEGFETRY